In a genomic window of Lepisosteus oculatus isolate fLepOcu1 chromosome 5, fLepOcu1.hap2, whole genome shotgun sequence:
- the LOC102691729 gene encoding lumican: MGLPTFLLCLSVVGIRQCLGGYSDYDYGGIPVMINRLLGEPSVLSLRGRLDASWYRAVNAETCPLECDCPVHWPSAAYCDHRGLKAVPPALPPRTQYLFLQGNLISSLPAGVFANATLARWLLLDRNQLASDQVNSTALAQLPHLENLFLNYNHLTDVPSPLPGGLLQLRLAHNRISKITPGAFRNLRNLTLLLLQGNQLQTIGEAAFKGLQSVILLDLSHNQLKEFPEGLPPSIQQLYISNNSLSVLQERSLMGFGNLQYLRISHNRLQDKGIASNVFNMSSIIELDLSYNQLTSVPVVSETLQYLYLQANLIQEVNMTSFCRTVGPVDYSHLRVLRLDGNPLSYHQLPSDWVLCLRVLSNIFI; encoded by the exons ATGGGGTTACCAACCTTCCTGCTGTGCCTCTCTGTGGTTGGCATACGCCAGTGCTTGGGCGGCTACAGCGACTATGATTATGGCGGGATACCCGTCATGATTAACCGCCTGCTGGGGGAGCCCAGCGTGCTGAGCCTGAGGGGCCGCCTGGACGCCAGCTGGTACCGTGCGGTCAACGCAGAGACCTGCCCGCTGGAGTGCGACTGCCCTGTCCACTGGCCCTCGGCCGCCTACTGCGACCACCGTGGACTAAAGGCCGTGCCGCCCGCGCTGCCCCCAAGGACGCAGTACCTGTTCCTGCAGGGCAACCTCATCTCCAGCCTGCCGGCAGGCGTTTTCGCTAACGCCACCCTGGCGCGCTGGTTGCTGCTGGACCGCAACCAGCTTGCCAGCGACCAGGTGAACAGCACGGCCCTGGCGCAGCTGCCTCACCTGGAGAACCTCTTCCTCAACTACAACCACCTGACGGACGTGCCCTCCCCGCTGCCCGGCGGCCTCCTGCAGCTCCGGCTGGCCCACAACCGGATCAGCAAGATCACCCCCGGAGCTTTCCGGAACCTGCGCAACCtcacactgctgctgctgcagggcAACCAGCTGCAGACGATAGGAGAGGCGGCCTTCAAAG GTCTGCAGTCCGTCATTCTCCTCGACCTCAGCCACAACCAGCTGAAAGAATTTCCAGAGGGCCTGCCTCCATCCATCCAGCAGCTCTATATCTCCAACAACTCCCTCAGCGTCCTGCAGGAAAGGAGCCTGATGGGGTTTGGCAATCTGCAGTACCTGAGGATCAGCCACAACAGGCTCCAGGACAAAGGCATTGCCAGCAACGTCTTCAATATGTCCTCCATTATCGAGCTTGACCTTTCCTATAACCAGCTCACCTCAGTTCCCGTAGTGTCagagactctccagtatctctaCTTACAGGCTAATCTCATCCAAG AGGTCAACATGACCAGTTTCTGCAGGACGGTGGGCCCGGTGGACTACTCGCACCTGAGAGTCCTGCGTCTGGACGGCAATCCGCTCAGCTATCACCAGCTGCCTTCTGACTGGGTGCTGTGTCTCCGCGTGCTCAGCAACATCTTCATCTGA